In one window of Cloacibacillus sp. DNA:
- a CDS encoding PAS domain-containing protein, protein MGREYLDEDRYRIAAEETGAAVFEWDLKTGAFYRSDSYLRYALSDVGADDILHNRGPLEMVHPQDTPALFRFFDEIKGGVARAEAVMRLKMKDGSYRWSRLVGIFCKDAQGAPSRTIGTIIDINDNYEKNMMIEGLLNAIPGGIAVYKVGAKLSCLYYSDGLPALSHRTREEFDAINGSPDALERLIAPEDIDRFRAVAVESVTKRKPIILNFRCIDADGSSFWLHLSATPIREEEGCPLYYAVFTAPEQESSMYQGLVADSRTAVLVAERDTRTVLYINNALLRFFPGAEKTKLSGMKTAEIFPDKRMLMTNEQMASLSETEYSEYSLKINDGRYFCLRCRALTWLGRPAYIQYISDETEAHRQEAELQELVDRIPSGIGIYDLRGDQVTLRYLNDGYFRMTDSTREERRVYEREKFFSAVHPDDVPRVLAALHKARENMEKIDVTLRVLNGKKRYLWVRLSAILTPTGKDTAVIYGCFTDVDEQVRQQEELTRKFEERTNYGKALARGSKASLLLNVTRNTVSEVESEEEPFSAFCLSHDGDTIFNYITAHIPYEAERARYRAIFTRRAIREAFERGETRCVIRHHYASASFWVESVCEAMQNPYTGDLEAYCFSRDVSDEKRAEDVVNRLVATEYDSIFTFDAESGVPRPFMNSSLDEVVKEQKKMGDVSAGVAEYLRRHSIDVDVERVVRDHSLCRVKEALEKVQSYSTFFTVRDDDGRPCYKRAAYSYMNEDKKNVVCSVRDVTAEYEAELNQRERLNKALAEATRANAAKTDFLSNMSHEIRTPMNAIIGMTKLAREELSNAAAADEYLAQIDASGQYLLGVINDILDMSRIESGKFTLSREWASPSAIALSCVEMMMPMAHEKNITFVYPQNLSCVGRYEFFVDVLKTKQMLMNLLNNAFKFTKAGGRVTLAMRHVSHDESSAVDEIIIEDDGCGMSQEFLTRAFTPFEQERNIYSGAVRGTGLGLALAKRIAMEMGGDIKVESELGLGSKFTVSISYLYREKESAAPAGEETMTDLFGKKILLAEDQPLNSIIAKKLLEKRGMTVHTAENGKEALRLFAESASGDFDAILMDVRMPVMDGLAATRAIRALPRADAKSIAIIAMTANAFEEDRKASLDAGMNAHLTKPVNPKLLYETIAGILK, encoded by the coding sequence ATGGGTAGGGAATATTTAGACGAAGACCGTTACCGAATAGCGGCGGAGGAAACGGGCGCTGCGGTCTTTGAGTGGGATCTGAAGACAGGCGCCTTCTACCGCTCCGATTCCTATCTGCGCTACGCGCTGAGCGACGTAGGCGCGGACGACATTCTCCATAATCGCGGGCCGCTTGAGATGGTGCACCCGCAGGATACTCCCGCGCTTTTTCGTTTTTTTGATGAAATAAAGGGCGGCGTCGCAAGAGCCGAGGCTGTGATGCGCCTTAAGATGAAGGACGGCTCCTACCGGTGGAGCCGCCTTGTTGGAATTTTTTGCAAAGACGCACAGGGCGCACCTTCAAGGACTATCGGCACTATTATTGATATAAACGACAATTACGAAAAAAATATGATGATAGAGGGGCTGCTCAACGCTATCCCCGGAGGCATCGCCGTCTATAAGGTCGGCGCTAAGCTTTCGTGCCTCTATTACAGCGACGGGCTGCCCGCTTTGAGCCACAGAACGAGAGAGGAATTTGACGCGATAAACGGCTCTCCCGACGCGCTGGAACGTCTTATCGCGCCGGAGGACATCGACCGTTTTCGCGCAGTCGCCGTGGAGAGCGTCACAAAACGCAAGCCTATAATATTGAATTTCCGCTGCATAGACGCCGACGGTTCTTCGTTCTGGCTCCACCTGTCGGCCACGCCGATACGCGAGGAGGAGGGCTGCCCGCTCTATTACGCCGTCTTCACCGCTCCCGAGCAGGAGAGCTCGATGTATCAGGGGCTGGTGGCCGACTCCCGAACGGCTGTGCTTGTCGCGGAGCGCGACACGCGCACAGTGCTCTACATCAACAACGCGCTTTTGAGATTTTTCCCCGGTGCGGAAAAGACGAAGCTCTCTGGAATGAAGACGGCGGAAATTTTCCCCGATAAAAGGATGCTTATGACGAATGAACAGATGGCGTCGCTTTCAGAGACTGAATATAGCGAGTACAGCCTCAAAATAAACGACGGGCGTTATTTCTGCCTGCGCTGCCGCGCTCTGACGTGGCTGGGGCGGCCCGCCTACATCCAGTACATCTCCGACGAGACGGAGGCGCATCGGCAGGAGGCGGAGCTGCAGGAGCTTGTAGACCGCATACCGAGCGGCATCGGCATCTATGACCTGCGAGGAGACCAAGTGACGCTGCGCTATCTGAACGACGGCTATTTCAGGATGACGGATTCGACGCGCGAGGAGCGCCGCGTCTACGAGCGCGAGAAATTCTTTTCGGCGGTCCACCCGGATGATGTGCCTCGCGTGCTTGCGGCCTTACATAAGGCGCGAGAGAATATGGAAAAAATAGACGTCACCCTGCGCGTGCTGAACGGCAAAAAACGGTATCTCTGGGTGCGGCTGAGCGCGATACTGACCCCGACGGGAAAAGATACCGCCGTTATTTACGGATGTTTCACCGACGTGGACGAACAGGTGCGCCAACAGGAGGAGCTGACGCGCAAATTCGAGGAGCGCACGAATTACGGGAAGGCGCTTGCCAGAGGCTCAAAGGCCTCGCTGCTGCTGAACGTCACGCGCAACACCGTATCCGAGGTGGAGAGCGAAGAGGAGCCGTTCTCCGCCTTCTGCCTCTCTCACGACGGAGACACCATTTTCAACTATATAACGGCGCATATCCCGTATGAGGCGGAGCGCGCGCGCTACCGCGCGATATTCACGCGCCGCGCAATACGCGAAGCCTTCGAGCGCGGAGAGACGCGCTGCGTCATACGCCACCATTACGCGAGCGCCTCGTTTTGGGTTGAGAGCGTCTGCGAAGCGATGCAGAACCCCTACACGGGAGACCTTGAGGCCTATTGCTTCTCGCGTGACGTAAGCGACGAAAAAAGGGCCGAGGACGTCGTAAACAGGCTGGTCGCCACGGAATACGACTCAATATTCACCTTCGACGCGGAAAGCGGCGTGCCGCGCCCCTTTATGAACAGTAGCCTCGACGAAGTTGTAAAGGAACAAAAAAAGATGGGCGACGTAAGCGCCGGCGTAGCGGAATACCTGCGCAGGCACTCTATAGACGTCGACGTGGAACGCGTGGTGCGCGACCACTCCCTTTGCCGTGTCAAAGAGGCGCTTGAAAAGGTGCAAAGCTACTCCACATTTTTCACCGTGCGCGACGATGATGGAAGGCCGTGCTACAAACGCGCCGCCTACAGCTATATGAACGAGGATAAAAAGAACGTCGTCTGTTCCGTGCGCGACGTCACAGCCGAGTACGAGGCCGAGCTGAACCAGAGGGAGCGCCTGAATAAAGCGCTCGCTGAGGCTACGCGGGCCAACGCCGCAAAGACGGACTTTCTTTCAAACATGAGCCACGAGATACGCACGCCGATGAACGCTATAATCGGAATGACGAAGCTGGCGCGCGAGGAACTTTCCAACGCGGCGGCGGCCGACGAATATCTTGCGCAGATAGACGCCTCCGGCCAGTACCTTCTTGGAGTCATAAACGACATACTGGACATGAGCCGCATCGAAAGCGGAAAATTCACGCTGAGCCGCGAGTGGGCGTCGCCCTCCGCGATAGCGCTTTCCTGCGTGGAGATGATGATGCCGATGGCGCATGAGAAAAATATAACCTTCGTCTACCCGCAAAACCTTTCCTGCGTTGGCCGCTACGAATTTTTCGTAGACGTCCTGAAGACGAAGCAGATGCTGATGAACCTGCTGAACAACGCCTTCAAATTTACGAAGGCGGGCGGTCGCGTGACGCTTGCGATGCGCCACGTGAGCCACGACGAAAGCAGCGCGGTGGACGAAATCATCATCGAGGACGACGGCTGCGGCATGAGCCAGGAATTTTTAACGCGCGCATTCACGCCCTTTGAACAGGAACGCAACATTTATTCCGGCGCGGTGCGGGGAACGGGCCTCGGCCTTGCGCTCGCAAAGCGAATAGCTATGGAGATGGGCGGGGATATAAAGGTCGAAAGCGAGCTGGGCCTCGGTTCAAAATTCACCGTAAGCATCAGTTATCTGTACCGCGAAAAAGAAAGCGCGGCGCCGGCGGGAGAAGAAACAATGACCGACCTCTTCGGCAAAAAAATACTGCTTGCGGAAGATCAGCCGCTCAACTCGATCATCGCAAAAAAACTCCTTGAAAAACGCGGCATGACCGTCCATACCGCCGAAAACGGCAAAGAGGCGCTTCGCCTCTTTGCGGAATCGGCCAGCGGAGACTTCGACGCGATACTGATGGACGTGCGTATGCCGGTGATGGACGGCCTTGCCGCCACGCGGGCCATACGCGCTCTGCCGCGCGCCGACGCAAAAAGCATAGCCATAATCGCGATGACCGCAAACGCCTTTGAGGAGGACAGAAAAGCCTCCCTCGATGCCGGAATGAACGCCCACCTCACCAAACCTGTGAACCCGAAACTGCTCTACGAAACTATCGCCGGAATACTCAAATAA
- a CDS encoding MetQ/NlpA family ABC transporter substrate-binding protein, producing MKKIALALIAALLIPAAAFAAGKEIKVGVTPFPHKDIMNVVKQLVAKDGYDLKIVEFTDYVTPNTALAEKALDANFFQHVPYLDNTNKEKGYNLVWIAKIHIEPLGLYSKKIKKIGELKNGSQVAIPNDATNCARALRLLEKNGLIKVKAGELVTAKDITANPKNLKIRELDAAQLPRTLQDVDAAVINTNFAVEAGLVPAKDAIVIEGKESPYANVLVIRGADKDTPAAKALKKAANSKEVKEYITKNLVPKGIVPAF from the coding sequence ATGAAAAAGATCGCACTCGCACTGATAGCAGCCCTTCTCATCCCCGCCGCGGCATTTGCGGCCGGCAAAGAAATCAAAGTAGGCGTAACGCCGTTCCCGCACAAGGACATCATGAACGTAGTGAAGCAGCTCGTGGCCAAGGACGGCTACGACCTGAAGATAGTTGAGTTCACCGATTACGTGACGCCGAACACAGCGCTTGCCGAAAAGGCGCTCGACGCGAACTTCTTCCAGCACGTCCCCTACCTTGACAACACAAACAAGGAAAAAGGCTACAACCTCGTCTGGATAGCGAAGATACACATCGAACCGCTCGGCCTCTACTCAAAGAAGATAAAAAAGATCGGCGAGCTGAAAAACGGTTCGCAGGTGGCCATCCCCAACGACGCGACGAACTGCGCCCGCGCGCTTCGCCTGCTTGAAAAGAACGGCCTCATCAAGGTAAAGGCCGGAGAGCTTGTAACGGCGAAGGACATCACCGCGAACCCGAAGAACCTCAAAATCCGCGAACTTGACGCGGCCCAGCTGCCCCGCACATTGCAGGATGTGGACGCCGCCGTCATCAACACGAATTTCGCAGTCGAAGCCGGCCTCGTGCCCGCGAAGGACGCGATCGTCATAGAGGGCAAAGAATCTCCCTACGCGAACGTCCTCGTAATACGCGGCGCAGACAAAGACACCCCCGCGGCGAAGGCGCTGAAAAAGGCGGCCAACTCCAAGGAAGTAAAAGAATACATCACAAAGAACCTCGTACCCAAAGGCATCGTACCCGCGTTCTAA
- a CDS encoding methionine ABC transporter permease has product MGSELTAALWETLYMVAVSTFFSGIFGSGVAVLMIITGPNGLKPNKAVYGVLDIAVNLLRSFPFIILLIAIIPLTRIIAGTSIGSTASIVPLTIAATPFVARLMEGSLLEVDRGVVEAARSFGASTCQIIFGVMIKEAMPSIVLNWAIVAINLLGYSAMAGVVGGGGLGDLAIKYGYNRFQTDVMVYSVAILIVIVQVIQYAGNYVYEKIR; this is encoded by the coding sequence ATGGGCAGTGAGCTTACGGCGGCGCTTTGGGAAACTTTGTATATGGTGGCGGTCTCCACCTTTTTTTCGGGGATTTTCGGCTCCGGCGTCGCGGTGTTGATGATAATCACCGGGCCGAACGGACTTAAGCCGAACAAGGCGGTCTACGGAGTGCTCGACATCGCCGTGAACCTTCTGCGCTCCTTTCCCTTCATAATACTGCTCATCGCGATAATCCCGCTTACGCGCATCATAGCCGGCACTTCGATAGGCAGCACCGCCTCCATCGTGCCGCTTACGATAGCGGCGACGCCCTTCGTAGCGCGCCTCATGGAGGGAAGCCTGCTTGAGGTGGACCGCGGGGTGGTAGAAGCCGCGCGCTCGTTCGGAGCCTCCACCTGCCAGATAATATTCGGCGTCATGATAAAAGAGGCGATGCCTTCAATAGTGCTCAACTGGGCCATAGTCGCGATAAACCTGCTCGGCTACTCCGCGATGGCGGGAGTGGTGGGCGGCGGCGGCCTGGGCGACCTTGCGATAAAATACGGTTACAACCGTTTTCAGACGGACGTCATGGTCTACTCCGTAGCGATACTGATAGTCATCGTACAGGTGATACAGTACGCAGGAAATTACGTCTACGAGAAGATAAGGTAA
- a CDS encoding cytidine/deoxycytidylate deaminase family protein has protein sequence MKERPDWNTYFLLMARVAASRSTCLRRKVGAVLVRDRQILSTGYNGAPRGVTHCDEAGCLRETLGIASGCRHEICRGSHAEINAIAQAAIAGTSTADSWLYCTHEPCVYCTKALINAGCRKVFFLHPYPDELARAIMAESGVECVYVDPAELPADIFTE, from the coding sequence ATGAAAGAGCGTCCTGACTGGAATACATATTTTTTGCTTATGGCGCGCGTGGCGGCAAGCCGCAGCACCTGCCTGCGCCGCAAAGTGGGCGCGGTGCTCGTGCGTGACCGCCAGATATTGAGCACCGGCTACAACGGCGCACCGCGTGGAGTGACGCACTGCGACGAGGCGGGCTGTCTGCGTGAGACGCTTGGCATCGCCTCCGGCTGCCGCCATGAGATCTGCCGCGGCTCTCACGCGGAGATAAACGCGATAGCCCAGGCCGCCATCGCTGGCACCTCTACAGCGGATTCGTGGCTTTACTGCACGCACGAGCCGTGCGTCTACTGCACGAAGGCGCTGATAAACGCCGGGTGCAGAAAAGTTTTCTTCTTACATCCGTATCCTGACGAACTGGCGCGCGCCATCATGGCGGAATCCGGCGTCGAGTGCGTCTATGTCGACCCCGCGGAACTTCCCGCGGATATTTTTACAGAGTGA
- a CDS encoding methionine ABC transporter ATP-binding protein, protein MIEIEKLGKYFGEQKVLSDISMKVEKGDVFGIVGHSGAGKSTLLRCLNGLEGYTEGSVKVNGKEVKALSEQELKLLRRDMGMIFQNFNLMNRKDVYENILFPLKVWGTPRAEAEKRADELLELVGLTGKKHEKVRSLSGGQKQRVGIARALALNPEILLCDEATSALDPKTTISILELLMDINKKLNVTIVVVTHQMEVVKMVCNKVIILDGGKIVASGDTDKLFLAPGKELRKLITDDYAVVPSGTNIRLMFPREIANEAIITGMARELNIDFSVVGGRIERYRDTVMGFLIINTADKDVANVEKWLKEKGMFWEVLDDGQ, encoded by the coding sequence ATGATTGAGATCGAAAAGCTTGGAAAATATTTCGGAGAGCAAAAGGTCCTCTCGGATATTTCCATGAAGGTCGAAAAGGGAGACGTCTTCGGCATCGTGGGGCACTCCGGCGCGGGCAAGTCTACGCTGCTGCGCTGTCTGAACGGCCTTGAAGGCTACACCGAGGGCAGCGTGAAGGTGAACGGCAAAGAGGTGAAGGCGCTTTCGGAGCAGGAGCTTAAGCTGCTGCGCCGCGACATGGGGATGATCTTTCAGAATTTCAACCTCATGAACCGCAAGGACGTCTATGAAAATATCCTCTTTCCGCTAAAGGTGTGGGGCACGCCGCGCGCCGAGGCGGAAAAACGCGCCGACGAGCTGCTTGAACTTGTCGGGCTCACAGGCAAAAAACATGAAAAGGTGCGCAGCCTAAGCGGCGGCCAGAAGCAGCGCGTGGGCATAGCGCGCGCGCTTGCGCTGAACCCGGAGATACTGCTCTGCGACGAGGCCACCTCCGCGCTCGACCCGAAGACGACCATCTCCATACTCGAGCTGCTGATGGACATAAACAAAAAGCTCAACGTCACCATCGTCGTAGTCACGCATCAGATGGAAGTGGTCAAGATGGTCTGCAACAAAGTCATCATCTTGGACGGCGGCAAGATCGTAGCCTCCGGCGACACGGACAAACTGTTTTTGGCGCCCGGCAAAGAGCTGCGCAAGCTCATCACGGACGACTACGCGGTGGTGCCCTCCGGGACGAACATCCGCCTGATGTTCCCGCGCGAGATAGCGAACGAGGCGATAATCACAGGCATGGCGCGCGAGCTCAACATAGACTTCTCCGTCGTCGGAGGCCGCATTGAACGTTACCGCGACACGGTGATGGGCTTTCTTATAATAAACACCGCCGACAAAGACGTGGCGAATGTTGAAAAATGGCTGAAAGAAAAAGGAATGTTCTGGGAGGTATTGGACGATGGGCAGTGA